A region from the Rosa rugosa chromosome 6, drRosRugo1.1, whole genome shotgun sequence genome encodes:
- the LOC133715814 gene encoding 1-aminocyclopropane-1-carboxylate synthase 1, producing the protein MASNSLLSKIATNDGHGENLAYFDGWKAYDRNPFHPTQNPEGVIQMGLAENQLSFDVIEEWIKKNPEASICTPEGIAEFKNVVNFQDYHGFPDFRKAIANFMSKARGGRVKFDPDRVVMAGGATGANETVMFCLADRGDAFLVPSPYYPAFYRDLGWRTGVKIVPVDCDSSNNFQVTRAALEAAYEKARNNNINIKGLIITNPSNPLGTTVDRDTLTSLVKFINDKNIHLVCDEIYAGTVFSCPKFTCVTEVLQDVKNCNRDLIHIVYSLSKDMGVPGLRIGIVYSYNDAVVNCARKMSSFGLVSSQTQHMLSAMLLDDEFVSNFLETSSKRLARRHRIFTTGLEKVGINCLKGNAGLFCWMDLRKLLKDQTFEAEMVLWHMIINEVKLNVSPGSSFRCVEPGWFRVCFANMDEHTVEVALKRIRAFVGVEGNKKSNNADHQMFVNSPRKNRWQDGLRLSFPATRRYEEVMSPRMISPHSPMPHSPLLRAS; encoded by the exons ATGGCCTCGAACTCACTCTTGTCAAAGATTGCAACCAATGATGGACATGGCGAGAACTTGGCTTACTTCGATGGATGGAAGGCGTATGACAGAAACCCATTTCACCCGACTCAGAACCCCGAGGGTGTTATTCAGATGGGTCTTGCAGAAAATCAG CTTTCTTTCGACGTGATTGAAGAGTGGATTAAGAAAAATCCCGAGGCCTCCATTTGCACTCCCGAAGGAATTGCGGAGTTCAAAAATGTAGTTAACTTTCAAGACTATCATGGCTTTCCAGACTTCAGAaag GCTATTGCTAACTTCATGTCAAAGGCGAGAGGAGGCAGAGTCAAATTTGATCCTGATCGCGTAGTCATGGCCGGCGGAGCCACTGGAGCTAACGAGACGGTCATGTTTTGCTTGGCTGACCGCGGAGATGCTTTCCTAGTTCCCTCTCCTTACTATCCAGC GTTCTACCGAGACTTGGGGTGGCGAACGGGAGTGAAAATTGTTCCAGTCGATTGTGATAGCTCAAACAATTTCCAAGTGACCAGAGCAGCACTTGAAGCAGCCTATGAAAAGGCCCGAAACAACAACATCAACATAAAGGGCTTGATCATAACAAACCCTTCAAACCCATTGGGGACAACCGTAGACAGAGACACACTCACTAGCTTGGTCAAATTCATCAATGACAAGAACATCCACTTGGTCTGCGACGAAATATACGCAGGCACAGTGTTCAGCTGCCCAAAATTCACTTGCGTTACAGAGGTCCTACAAGACGTGAAGAATTGCAACCGCGatttgattcacattgtctatAGCTTGTCCAAGGACATGGGTGTCCCCGGCTTAAGGATCGGGATCGTTTACTCCTACAACGACGCCGTCGTGAACTGCGCTCGCAAGATGTCAAGTTTCGGCTTGGTCTCCTCCCAAACTCAACACATGCTCTCCGCCATGCTTCTGGACGATGAATTTGTCTCCAACTTCCTTGAGACCAGCTCTAAGAGGCTGGCGAGGAGGCACAGGATTTTCACTACGGGGCTCGAAAAGGTAGGCATCAACTGCTTGAAAGGCAATGCCGGGCTCTTTTGCTGGATGGACTTGAGGAAGCTGCTCAAAGACCAAACTTTCGAGGCGGAAATGGTGCTGTGGCATATGATTATCAACGAAGTGAAGCTCAACGTTTCGCCGGGGTCTTCCTTCCGTTGCGTGGAGCCCGGTTGGTTTAGGGTTTGCTTCGCGAACATGGATGAGCATACAGTTGAAGTTGCATTGAAGAGGATTAGAGCATTCGTGGGAGTAGAAGGAAACAAGAAGAGTAATAATGCAGATCACCAGATGTTTGTGAACAGTCCTAGGAAGAACCGTTGGCAAGACGGTCTGAGGCTTAGCTTTCCAGCAACAAGAAGATATGAAGAGGTCATGTCCCCTCGTATGATATCTCCTCATTCACCAATGCCTCACTCGCCTCTGCTTCGAGCAAGTTAA
- the LOC133717431 gene encoding uncharacterized protein LOC133717431 codes for MTNSNTAFAKTICSICYEDLNPVSEDLQSISICGHVFHELCLQQWFEYSSNNKCSCPVCKQSCKASDAGRLYFQSVDPSSTQRPVAECEEEDAEALRQEVQRLESKTIVLTSALDRQGQSLKELTDELCLCKEQAKKEVASKNDAVASKNEALKQQASMERMLRMKSGELDKVTMECLRLQEKNMKLAKELAAFKLVSDFDLKEEDVLNYAALGNGVNNKESIDSLKKSLLSRERVYQVHAKKMTARYNELMKKHRDLAHEKARSSEELEKAKEKMNTLKTRVQELESAVEVKDNEVLRALKASRETRGERVIQNNVSCKSDSVSVNNSSEDQSKQFAPMHKFDRIGSLPNDPLCQTVHFNFISPMDANSTKDGTSTSADDEERDPYSLIDDDASKFSTTRHELSNANVKNPLCEHRTSQKSSMLRPGAASDSINETSVCRLRNLDKPLGSITGKMTHISKSPAADVVILDDVEEVSPVLNIIKESPITQALPRQGDAGSSGGLLGLDGANRLGKWCKQSVNNGSVTRQDSTADKSDLIAVGTDGRGGRIKVLRSHNQSTLDSKSNSRGPKRCKYGAKTNRLQSQGCLQMEHFFGRSGQ; via the exons ATGACCAATTCCAACACCGCCTTCGCCAAAACCATCTGCTCCATCTGCTACGAAGACCTCAACCCCGTCTCCGAGGATCTCCAATCCATCTCCATCTGCGGCCACGTCTTCCACGAGCTCTG TTTGCAGCAGTGGTTCGAGTACTCGTCGAACAACAAGTGCAGTTGCCCGGTGTGCAAGCAGAGCTGCAAGGCGAGCGATGCCGGCCGGCTTTATTTCCAGTCGGTGGATCCGAGTAGCACTCAGCGACCGGTTGCTGAGTGTGAGGAGGAGGACGCCGAGGCATTGCGTCAAGAGGTGCAGAGGTTGGAGTCCAAGACGATTGTGCTTACTTCGGCATTGGACCGGCAGGGGCAGAGTCTCAAGGAGCTCACCGACGAG cttTGTTTGTGCAAGGAGCAGGCAAAGAAAGAAGTAGCATCAAAGAATGATGCAGTGGCGTCAAAGAATGAAGCCTTGAAACAGCAAGCATCCATGGAACGGATGCTTCGTATGAAATCTGGG GAGCTTGATAAAGTAACTATGGAGTGCTTGAGGTTGCAAGAAAAGAATATGAAATTGGCCAAGGAGCTTGCAGCATTCAAATT GGTATCTGACTTTGATCTAAAAGAAGAGGATGTCTTAAACTATGCAGCTCTTGGTAATGGGGTGAACAACAAAGAATCGATAGATAGCCTAAAAAAGTCCTTGTTGTCGCGTGAAAG GGTTTACCAGGTCCATGCCAAAAAAATGACGGCTAGATACAATGAATTGATGAAAAAGCACAGAGATCTGGCACATGAAAAGGCTCGTTCTAGTGAAGAACTAGAGAAGGCTAAAGAAAAGATGAATACATTAAAG ACAAGGGTACAAGAATTGGAGAGTGCGGTTGAAGTCAAGGACAATGAAGTTTTGAGGGCTTTAAAAGCTTCAAGGGAAACTCGAGGGGAAAGAGTTATTCAGAATAATGTTAGTTGTAAATCTGATTCTGTGTCCGTCAACAATTCATCAGAAGAtcaaagcaaacagtttgctccAATGCATAAATTTGATAGGATAGGAAGCTTGCCAAATGATCCACTGTGCCAGACAGTACACTTCAATTTCATTAGCCCTATGGATGCAAATTCTACTAAAGATGGTACAAGTACCAGTGCTGATGATGAAGAAAGAGATCCCTACTCTTTAATTGATGATGATGCTTCAAAATTTTCCACAACTAGACATGAACTTTCAAATGCCAATGTGAAAAACCCACTCTGTGAGCATAGAACTAGCCAGAAGTCTAGTATGTTGAGACCAGGGGCTGCTTCTGATTCAATCAATGAAACTTCAGTCTGTAGACTAAGAAATCTGGACAAGCCTTTGGGCTCAATAACTGGTAAAATGACTCATATTTCCAAGTCTCCTGCTGCTGATGTTGTGATTCTTGATGATGTAGAAGAAGTCTCCCCGGTGCTTAACATTATAAAGGAATCTCCCATCACACAAGCACTTCCCAGACAAG GGGATGCAGGCTCTTCTGGTGGCTTGCTTGGTCTTGATGGAGCAAACAGGTTGGGAAAATGGTGCAAGCAGAGTGTAAACAATGGATCTGTAACAAGGCAAGACTCAACGGCAGATAAAAGTGATTTGATTGCTGTAGGAACTGACGGAAGAGGTGGAAGAATCAAAGTTCTGAGATCTCATAATCAATCAACATTG GATAGTAAGTCAAATTCACGGGGACCAAAGAGATGCAAATATGGAGCTAAGACAAATAGACTGCAGTCCCAAGGGTGCTTGCAAATGGAACACTTCTTCGGAAGATCTGGTCAATAA